TTTCAATAGATGCAGGTTTAAACACTTTAATGATCAAAACCCATGCTATGGGCAGCATAAGCAGAGCAATCGGCAAACAAATAAATATCCAGTCAACAAAGCGAATGGTAATATCAGAATACTCATTTAAAAGCTCTAATGCCAAAATATTATTTGAACTCCCAGCGGGTGTAATCACGCCGCCAATCATCCCAGCGATTGGCAAGGCTATCATAATTGCCCGGCCTGTATGTTTTTTTTCTTCTGCTGTATTGTACAGTTCTAAAAAATTAAGTGCTATTGTCATGAACATTACTGTAGCTGGGATATTCGACATAATTGAGGAAACCAATGCAGTAGCCAGCATAATTGCCAGAATAAACAGATTTATATTGCCTCCCATCTTTTTTAATAAAAAAAGTAAAATTCTTTTTGTTGTTGGTACCTTTGAGATGGCGGCAGAAATGCCGAAAGTTGCCAGCACAAAGAAAACCGTCGGATTTGGAAACGCAGTTAACGTCTCTTTTAGTGAAGAAATCCCCATCAAGAAGGGCAGTACCAGTAAAAAAATGCTGCTTATTCCAAGCGGAATAACCTCTGTAATCCAGAGTAGCACTGCCACGATCAATAAAACTAAAGTTTTAACGCCCAGCACTCCCAGACCCTCTGGAATTGGCACTAAAGGGTATAATATGAACACAGCCAAACAGAGAATTAATCCTATTACTCTTTTTCGCATGTCTATTCTCCATAATTTCAAAATTTTAAATAAAAAAGGCTTCAGACGATACCCAAAACCGCTGAAGCCTCTGAAAATTATTTAGAAGGGATTGCCATTATTCATTCAACTATAAACTTCATTGCAAAATTCAACTCCGGCCATTGCCTGTGTTGCGAACGCATCCGCACCAGTAAATTCCCTGACGGTTTCCGTACAGATTGTTCCCCCAA
This portion of the Eubacterium sp. 1001713B170207_170306_E7 genome encodes:
- a CDS encoding DASS family sodium-coupled anion symporter, which codes for MRKRVIGLILCLAVFILYPLVPIPEGLGVLGVKTLVLLIVAVLLWITEVIPLGISSIFLLVLPFLMGISSLKETLTAFPNPTVFFVLATFGISAAISKVPTTKRILLFLLKKMGGNINLFILAIMLATALVSSIMSNIPATVMFMTIALNFLELYNTAEEKKHTGRAIMIALPIAGMIGGVITPAGSSNNILALELLNEYSDITIRFVDWIFICLPIALLMLPIAWVLIIKVFKPASIEKIKIENFILELQQVEKPALKEKMVVVLVFTMVVLWILSSWFTGLNVTVIAICGLAVMFLPGIDILNWRDFKDEVSWDVILMVGCVLCIGNLILKNGVAAWFAEIMFQIESDTSIFILILQLAAFMYVMQLILPNAPAVITSTTLPVTIVAAELGINAAVLVIPLCIFSSWTMILPLSAVPMMTFSKGYYAMSDIGKVGIPILIVLAFVLTLWIPFICKVIL